The Synechococcus sp. HK05 region GCTGTTGTCGGTAGCCGTGCAGGGCAAGGTCGCCCTTGCCCTGAAGGGGCGTTTCTTTCTGCGCTGCCTGTGTGAAAGCTTTAGCTCGTCCACCTTGATCGGTTGCGCCGTCACCGATGAGCAGAGTTGCCTCAGCTACCTCCAGCAAGAGCCCTATGAACTGCTGATCTGCACCGACTTTCTGGAGAACGGCAACGGATTTGAACTGGCCCGCAAGGCACGCCAGTTGCAACCCCAACTGAAGGTGGTGGTGTTGGCCCTCGGTGATGCCATCCCGGTGGAATACGCCGAAGCCAGTTGGCTGGAGGCCGTGGTGGCGGAAGCGGATTTCATCGAAGACCAGAAACCGCTCGAAGCAGCCGTGATGGCCGTCATGGGCAATCACTCCTACCGAAGCCCTTCCCTCCGCTCCGGCCAGCTCCCCTATCTGAGTTGCCCGCGGCTGACGCCGCGCGAATACGAGGTGCTCGATCTGCTGGCCAGCGGCCTCACCGACCGCGAAATCGCCGAACAACTGGTGGTGAGCGAAGAAACAGCCCGCACCTACACCAAACGCCTGCTCAAAACCCTGGAGGTGAACAACCGGGTGCAGGCCGTGCTCAAAGGGATGCGCTGCGGCATGGTTCAGATCTGAACCAACTGCCAAAGGCAGAGCCCCACAACGCGCCCATACTGCGGGTCGATGCATGCAGCAACAGCCCATGGCGCCTCGTCTGTCGGCTTTGATTCCTGTGGCGGCCCTGGGGTTGAGCCTGCCGATCGCCGCGCTGGCGGCTCCGGCCCAGGCAGCTCCCAGCAGCTGCCCCACCCCGATGCTCGGGCGCTACGCCGTGATGGGCATGGGGGTGCAAAACGGCAACGGACGCAACACCCCCACGGCGCATCTGCGCGAAGAGCGCTGGCTCGCTGGCGGAACGCTGCAGGGAACGGTGGTGGAGCGGCTCGGCCGCGCTGAGCGCCAGGCCAGCTACAGCGGAACGGCGCGTCTGGCAGCGGGCTGCGTGTTGCAGCTGGAGCGCCAATTGCCCTGGGGCAGCGAGCGCAGTGAAGTGGTGCTCGATGGCAAAGGCCGCCCGCTCTACAGCCTCAACCGCAACGCCGGCAGCGTGATCACCAGCCGCTGGTTGCCGATGGCACCCGGCCGCTGCCAGGCATCCGATCTCAATGGCCTGGTGCTCAGCAGCCAGGTGGGGCTCACCTGGCGGAACGGTGGCTGGAGCCCCAACGCTGTGGTGCAACGGGAGCAATGGCGTGATGGTGCGGTGAACGGCTTGGCGCTCTCCAGCTATGGCGGCGTGGGTGAAACCGCTAGCTACAGCGGCCAACTGAAGCTGGATCCCAGCAGCTGCTGGGGCAGCCTCAGCGAACGAGACGCCAAGGGCGTTGGCTACAACTACCGTGCGCTGCTGGTGAAGGGCCGCTCCGGCGCCCGCGGCTACTTCTACCTGCAGCGCGATCCAGACGACCTCACCGCCGGCTGGCTGGTGCGCGACTAACCCATCACCTGGCCAATCAAGGCGGCTTGGTGGAAGCCAGCCGCCTGAACCGCCGCCAGGGCCGCCGGGGCTGAGGCCTCAGGCAGCGCCGCCAGCAGCGGACCGCAGGTTTGCGGGTCGATCCACAGCTGCTGCTGGGCAGCCGTGGAGGCGCCGCTGAGCTGCAGCGGGCCGGGAGGCTCCAGCCAAGCTAGAGCCCGCGCATTGGCGGGCGCCAGGGTGCTGCTGAACCCCTGCCCCAACAGCTCCAATGCCCCAGGCAGAGCGGTGATCGCCTCGGGATCCAACAGCACCTGCTGAGCGGGGCCGAGCATCTCCCCCAGATGGCCGAGCAAGCCAAAGCCCGTCACATCGGTACAGGCCTGGCAGCCGTGGGCCGCGAGCAGCTCCACCAGGGGCGCCTGGCTCTGCTGCATCACCTGCAGGGCCGCATCAATCCAGGCGGGCCGCGCCGCACCCACCATCGCCGCCGCAAACAGCACCCCCGACCCAATCGGCCGGGTGAGCAACAACCGCTGGCCTGCGGCCAATGGCCCCTTCGGCCAGTGGCGCTCCGGCGCCACCAACCCGTTCACCACCAGGCTCAGCCCCAGCCCAGCACCATCGCGCCCCTCAAGGGTGTGCCCGCCCAACAGCGTTGCCCCCTGGGGCTCGAGCACCGAACGCACCCCCGCCAGGCTCTGCAGCAGCCATTCCTCCTGCAACGCCGGCGCCGCCTCCGGCAGGGTCACCACCGCCTGCAGGCTGTGCACCCGAGCCCCGCAGGCCCATAGGTCGCTGCAGGCATGCAAGGTGGTGAGCCGGGCGTTGAGCCAGGGGTCATCCAGCAGGGCCGGAAAGCCATCCACGCTCTGCAGCAACAAGGCACCGCTCGTGCTGGTCTCCACGCAGGCGGCGTCCTCCGCGGCGGGGTGATCGCCGGTGGGGGAGAGCCGCCCGAGGGCAGCCTCCAGCGGGGCAGCCGGCAGCTTGGCCGCACAGCCGCGGCAGGCCATCGGTGTGGCAGCCGCATCCATGGCCGCCGCCGGGGCGAAGCCCTGCATGAAGCGGCGATCGATGCGGTCTTTCCAGCGCCATAACCAGCGCGCGGGGCCCCGTTGCCATGGCCCGTAGAGCGCGAGGGCCTGCGGCGAAGCCGAGCCAGCCCCCCCGCCATCGCCGAGCAACTGCAAGGCCCATCGCTGCGGCCGCCAGCGGCGCAGCGGCCGGGGCGGATCCGCCAGCTGGCGCCGCAGATTCTCCGCGAGGATCGGCGCCGCGCGCACCGCCCACACCCCGGCTGCAGGCCTGGGGTCTGCCGCAATCACGGCGCAATCGCCGCTGGCAAACACCCGCTCAACGCCCGGCACCGCCAGGGTGGCGTTGGTGAGCACTCGGCCGGTGGCCGCCTCCACCGGCAGATCACTGGCCGCCAGCCAACCCGGCGCCTGGCTGCCCGTGCAGGCCA contains the following coding sequences:
- a CDS encoding response regulator transcription factor; amino-acid sequence: MDFTPYLDSLSNGHLDEVLLSVAVQGKVALALKGRFFLRCLCESFSSSTLIGCAVTDEQSCLSYLQQEPYELLICTDFLENGNGFELARKARQLQPQLKVVVLALGDAIPVEYAEASWLEAVVAEADFIEDQKPLEAAVMAVMGNHSYRSPSLRSGQLPYLSCPRLTPREYEVLDLLASGLTDREIAEQLVVSEETARTYTKRLLKTLEVNNRVQAVLKGMRCGMVQI
- the selD gene encoding selenide, water dikinase SelD, whose amino-acid sequence is MHAAALLVLAGCGHTHALLLRRWIMRPASRPADVAVLLVNRTSTALYSGMVPGLLAGLYPLEACAIDLRDLCRRAGVGFVQAEITGVALERRELLLEGRPPLRFHTLSLNVGCITRWPAEANGAVQIVKPLEPFLAWLEQRLAQLQQPDADPRLRIRGGGAAAVEVALALRARGFQPELLLRGEHLQLGSAAAERAAEQLLARAGIALQRGVADQVPADLACTGSQAPGWLAASDLPVEAATGRVLTNATLAVPGVERVFASGDCAVIAADPRPAAGVWAVRAAPILAENLRRQLADPPRPLRRWRPQRWALQLLGDGGGAGSASPQALALYGPWQRGPARWLWRWKDRIDRRFMQGFAPAAAMDAAATPMACRGCAAKLPAAPLEAALGRLSPTGDHPAAEDAACVETSTSGALLLQSVDGFPALLDDPWLNARLTTLHACSDLWACGARVHSLQAVVTLPEAAPALQEEWLLQSLAGVRSVLEPQGATLLGGHTLEGRDGAGLGLSLVVNGLVAPERHWPKGPLAAGQRLLLTRPIGSGVLFAAAMVGAARPAWIDAALQVMQQSQAPLVELLAAHGCQACTDVTGFGLLGHLGEMLGPAQQVLLDPEAITALPGALELLGQGFSSTLAPANARALAWLEPPGPLQLSGASTAAQQQLWIDPQTCGPLLAALPEASAPAALAAVQAAGFHQAALIGQVMG